Proteins from one Telopea speciosissima isolate NSW1024214 ecotype Mountain lineage chromosome 1, Tspe_v1, whole genome shotgun sequence genomic window:
- the LOC122639324 gene encoding BEL1-like homeodomain protein 1: MATYFHGTSEIQADGLQTLYLMNPGYVGYSDTQSPANMVFLNSAGNTLNPSNLPNPSPPPSTNQNHHLVGIPLQTAATNSASSQGLSRQSVHAQHDMSSIHGFVPRVHYNLWTSIDPTAAGSHQTHQQHQITTTSAATANNSVGGITTTDVSSQLGLRRSLIPPSQQGLSLSLSPQQPVYSSYRSESEIPVATQAPVISPTSGNDMRMSGGGGGSSSSASGISGVQSVLLGSKYLKAAQQLLDEVVNVRNGIKNECLKGIKGQNKMNRESTAATADGSSVAEGETSTKRGTDLSTAERQELQMKKAKLVSMLDEVEQRYRQYHHQMQIVVSSFEQATGFGSAKTYTALALQTISKQFRCLKDAISGQIRANSKSLGEEDCLGGKTEGSRLRFVDHQLRQQRALQQLGMIQHNAWRPQRGLPERSVSVLRAWLFEHFLHPYPKDSDKHMLAKQTGLTRSQVSNWFINARVRLWKPMVEEMYMEELKEQEQNGGSEDKTSKSELNEESGSKSTNPQENSPVRAADQNKNLKKSNQDINPNAPPPAISSPSTSTMGGNIQLQAQGGFSLIGSSSDVEVGFMQGSPKKSRTINLQNSLGIFPSMEMEMDVKPGETINRDFCAKFGEERQSRDDYSLITGATSHGGGGFGAYSIGELGRFDVPNHQFPTRFSGNNGVSLTLGLPHCENLSLSGTTQQTYLSNQNIQLGRRIDQMGNAEPNDFCGINTSPTSHHSTATYENINLQNRKRFVAQLLPDFVA; the protein is encoded by the exons aTGGCGACGTACTTTCATGGAACTTCGGAAATCCAAGCTGACGGATTACAGACGCTTTATCTAATGAACCCTGGCTATGTCGGATACTCTGACACCCAGTCCCCAGCAAACATGGTTTTCCTCAACTCTGCCGGCAATACCCTCAACCCCTCAAACCTCCCTaacccatcaccaccaccatcaaccaATCAGAACCACCACTTGGTCGGAATCCCACTCCAGACCGCCGCCACCAATTCAGCTTCGTCGCAAGGCCTCAGCCGTCAATCAGTACATGCCCAACACGACATGTCATCCATTCATGGCTTCGTCCCTCGCGTTCACTACAATCTATGGACATCCATCGACCCCACGGCGGCTGGAAGCCATCAAACCCACCAACAGCACCAAATTACTACCACATCTGCAGCAACAGCAAACAATTCTGTCGGTGGCATAACCACCACCGACGTTTCATCGCAATTGGGTCTTCGCCGGTCATTAATCCCGCCGTCTCAACAAGGGTTGTCTCTGAGCCTCTCGCCACAGCAGCCAGTTTATAGCTCATATCGTTCGGAGTCCGAAATTCCGGTGGCAACTCAAGCGCCGGTGATATCTCCGACGAGCGGTAACGATATGAGGATGTCGGGCGGCGGCGGCGGCTCCTCTTCATCGGCGTCTGGGATATCTGGTGTGCAGAGTGTTCTGTTGGGTTCCAAGTACCTGAAAGCTGCTCAACAACTGCTGGATGAAGTTGTTAATGTCAGGAATGGAATTAAAAATGAATGTTTAAAGGGGATTAAAGGGCAGAATAAGATGAACAGAGAGTCTACTGCTGCAACTGCAGACGGTTCAAGCGTAGCTGAAGGTGAAACAAGCACAAAGCGTGGAACCGACCTCTCAACCGCTGAGAGACAGGAGCTTCAGATGAAGAAGGCTAAGCTTGTTAGCATGCTTGATGAG GTAGAACAAAGGTACAGGCAATATCATCACCAGATGCAGATTGTAGTTTCTTCATTTGAACAGGCAACAGGATTTGGTTCTGCAAAAACATACACAGCCCTTGCTCTGCAAACGATCTCGAAGCAGTTTCGGTGTCTGAAAGATGCAATTTCAGGGCAAATCAGAGCAAATAGCAAGAGCTTAGGTGAAGAAGATTGCTTGGGAGGGAAGACTGAAGGTTCTAGACTCAGGTTTGTAGATCATCAGCTTCGACAACAACGGGCACTTCAACAGTTAGGAATGATCCAACATAACGCTTGGAGACCTCAGAGAGGATTGCCCGAGAGATCTGTTTCTGTTCTTCGTGCCTGGCTATTTGAACACTTCCTTCACCC ATACCCCAAGGATTCAGACAAACACATGCTTGCAAAGCAAACAGGGCTTACTAGAAGCCAG GTCTCTAATTGGTTCATAAATGCTCGAGTTCGTCTATGGAAGCCAATGGTTGAAGAAATGTACATGGAGGAACTCAAAGAACAAGAACAGAATGGTGGGTCAGAGGACAAAACAAGTAAAAGTGAACTCAATGAAGAGTCAGGTTCCAAATCAACTAACCCACAAGAGAACAGTCCAGTTAGAGCAGCAGATCAAAACAAAAACCTCAAAAAGTCCAATCAAGACATTAATCCAAATGCTCCACCACCTGCAATTTCTAGTCCTTCAACATCAACAATGGGTGGAAACATCCAACTCCAAGCCCAAGGTGGATTTTCCCTTATTGGGTCATCATCAGATGTGGAAGTTGGGTTCATGCAAGGAAGTCCCAAGAAGTCCAGAACCATTAACTTGCAGAATTCACTGGGTATCTTCCCTTCcatggaaatggaaatggatGTGAAGCCTGGTGAGACAATAAACAGGGATTTCTGTGCAAAATTCGGCGAAGAAAGGCAAAGCAGAGATGATTACTCTTTAATAACAGGAGCAACAAGTCATGGAGGAGGAGGGTTTGGTGCATATTCGATTGGAGAGCTTGGGAGGTTTGATGTCCCTAATCACCAATTCCCAACAAGGTTCTCTGGCAATAATGGAGTTTCACTTACTCTTGGTCTTCCACATTGTGAAAATCTTTCTTTATCAGGAACAACTCAACAGACTTACCTCTCAAACCAAAACATTCAACTGGGGAGGAGAATTGATCAAATGGGTAATGCAGAACCTAACGATTTCTGCGGAATCAACACTAGTCCAACTTCTCATCACTCCACTGCTACTTATGAGAACATCAATCTTCAGAACAGAAAAAGGTTTGTAGCTCAGTTGTTACCAGATTTTGTGGCCTGA